The DNA window agggaggcagagaggaaactggCTTCCTCATCGCACACATGTGAGCTACCAAAACGGAACGGGCCGCCTTTTCCGTTGCCTCGTTATGACGAGAGTTCTGTGTGCTTCGTACCGAGGCAAGGGGAAATTCTCGCTCCTGACAGTGTATCCTCGCACCAGCTCTACGGGTTTTCCTGTGAGGGGGTCTAGGCGGTGTTTGGACGCCTGACACGAGACCCAGATGAAAGCTGTGTTCCACCTTTCCGCTGGCGAATTTCTGCAGACTCATTTTGTATGACGCCGCTGTGGGCGAGGCCGCCCTGTTGTACGGCGCGTGGAAATTCGACTGGGATGCCCCTTGGCTAGACGCAGCGGCtcagcgagaggcgcagctcgccgcgcaaggtgtacagacacactCCCCAGCGGCCGTGAGAGCTGCGGAAGCAGGCGCCCACGTACGCCCGCCGACGCGACAGATTATTCTTGTTCGCCATGGTGAGGGAGAACTGCATGCGACACGCGACGGGAAACGAGTGGTGATACAAGAGAAGCGTGCAGTGCAGCGGCTGCAACGCGATGCCAGCTCCAGAGGCTTCAAAAGGGCTGAAtcgcaggcgacgcagcaaGAAACTCGAGTCGGTGTGtattcttctttcctgtctgtgTAGCGCCGGGTCTCGACCGTTTCACTCCAAAGCTTCGCTACAGCATAGTGGATTCGTGGAATGCCGCCATCGTATTTTAGACGCCTGCGAAAGGTGCCAGGGACACCGCATTCTTTTCAGTATGAAAACGAGCACGCACGCACTCGCGACACGATCTGTCCGTGGTGCATGCATTCCGCAGTGACGAGCCGTTGCTCTCTCCAGCGCTCCGGACTCGGATCTTCATGTTTATACATCTTAAGCACAGCAGTCGCGACAACGGTGAAAGATTCCTTGCACGTCAACAAGGGTAGGATGAAAGATGGCGCTTCACACGCTACCGCAGACCGACTCTCTCGTGGACGGCTCTGACGAAGCGTCGAGTGCGCGCCGCGCCCTGCAGTGTACATACTCGCGATCCCGGTCGCTGCaaggacaggaaaggcggcagagacgctgcGCTCAAGCGTGTGTGGGAAaccttcccttttctgtgtccTTTCGTCAGGACAGTACGCGAATGTCGCGTCAAccagcgacgaagaacagGGCTTAACGGAGCTCGGGAAGATTCAAGCAGCCGTTACCGGCCGCAGGCTTAAAGAGCTGCTCAAGGTGAGACTCCAgtgtttctcgtttcctttttgtgTTCACTGGCTACCGAACCGTCAAAAACGGAGGCACGCCCTTGGCAAATGGATCAACGGTGTCCTTTGTGCCCGCGGAAAAGGTCGCACCTGAAGCCGCAGTGCATCAGAAGGCAGTGGCTGTTTCTGCCGCCTTTTTTGGCCATGGCCCCAAGGTGTTGTCCTGTGTTTTCTGTAGCGCAGTGTGCTCGCGTGGTGCAAATCAGACACGCGCGCGCTGGTACGGTACGGTACACTCGAAGCTGTGGTACGGTCGCAGTCCACACGAATTCAACTGTATTGTTTCACGTGTGCTCTGCACTCAGTTGGGACTCCACATGTAATGGGTTGCCGCCACGCTGCGTCCGTTGacccctgtctccgttcagGACCAACATGTCGTTGCTATATGGCACAGTGACATGAAGCGGgcacgagagacagctcAAATCATCCACAAAGAAGCGTTCTCAGACGTTCCGCTCCTCCAAGATCCCTTGCTGGCGGAGGGTGTCCCTGCTGAGCCGGTTCCGCCTTCCCGGACGTTTAAGCCAACTGCGGAGGAAATCATGGTGTAAGTACACTTGAgacggcgtctcttctcacACTGCTTGTATGCGTTGAGGTTGACCGCGTGACGGCCCGCAGGCGCCTGGCCAGGGATGCGTCGCGCGGTCAGTTTCGTCGTGCGACACACTTTGTTTTTGAGGGTGCAACAAAGCAGGGATCCGCGTGCGAACAGCCGTGGCATGCAAAGCGGCTGGAATTCTCTTCGGACACGCACTCCCGTTTCGAGCAGGGCACCAACCCTCAGGCGCGTAAAAAAATAAAAATAGAGAAACGATTTCTGTGAGGACGCCACTGGGGAACCATTTCTTGTCGACAGGGAATCCCCCGGCTGCAACGACTGGTAGATGAGCAGTCGGTGGTTACGCATctttacatatatgcatgcataaaTGTAAACGAATGCATCCTTTCACGCAGCTGATGCAAAGTGGCAGATGTGTAGACTGTGACTTGTCCTggacgcggagacggaggacgGCCGGTTGGTGAACGCAACGGGCGCGTTGTACATGGTCAAAGCTGGTCTCGCAAAGCGATTTGAAAAACAGATGTTTTCCTCTGGCGAGGTCCACTTCCCTTTTCTAGAAACGAcgccgtttctgcttcgtgCGGGACCATCGTCCCGGCCTCTGTTCCGGTGAGGTTTACGAGAGTGTTCTACCACCGCGGCACACCAACACCCTGTgactttctctcctcccgaTGTTTCACTGGTGTGTGTCTTCAGCGACAGTGCGCGCATTGAAGAAGCTTTTCGTCGCTATTTCTACCGGGCACTGCCTCCGGCTTCGACGGCTGCCAATgcagctgcaggcgctgcgtctccctcggctgAAGCCGAGAAGCAAGCGGGTGTCGCAGCGGAGGGTAATGTCGGGAACGACTCATATATCATCATCGTGTGCCACGGCAATGTCATCCGATACATGTTAATGCGGGCACTGCAGTTGCCTGGGTGTGCATGGCTCCGGTGGGCGACGTACAACACAGGAATCAGTTGGATCAGCATTGATTCGAAGGGATACGTTTCTTGCAGAGAGTTCGGAGACGTAGGCCACCTGCCAGCGGATATGATAACTTACCATTAAGCACCACAGCGCATTGAGACGAACCCGGCCGTGGGTGAAAGGGCCGTGAGCACAAGGTAGCTGGGATACAGTATTTCTCTGCCGGGGGCAGCGTCGTTAAAGAGAACGCTCCAAGGGACGCGCGCGAAAACCAACGTGGTCTTCTTGGCGATCCACGAGGGGTGAGCGAGGCCAATGGACAATCCGGTTGCTGCTGACTGGAGTGGCCAGTCGGCTGACACCAAGGAACAGTCTCCTGCAGGCACGAGAACGTTTCTGTACGGCACCTCCCTCGATTCCCGAATGTGACACGGTGCATCATAATTGCAAAGAACAGCGTGACCCTTTTGCGTTCACCTGTGAGTATTTGTTGAGCTGCCAAGCACGGCAAAAAGATGCAGAGTGCTCAACTCGCCTCTCTACAAGTGGGCAACTGCCTAGCAATTCCGCTGACTGCTCTTTGTGGCGCTTCGCGAAATGTGCTGCCGCAGTGGAGTGCTTCTTTCGGTATGTCGGTTCACGTGTATTCGTGCTGTTACGGTTTTCACGTATCGTGAGCGAGTCCAGGTCACCGCACCTAGACTGTACCTAAATGCGTCTAATGGCTTTGTCGCTTCCGTAATTTAGAGCACGCAGGCAGACAGGGACATGATTCTAAGATGTGGCGCGTAAAGTGTACGGTTAGCGGGTTATGCCAGCATACATATTTGAGGACGTACCAACACAGCTTCACAATTTTTTGCCCCTTTCGTATCCGTGGGTTTCGGTTCGCTGTTTTCTGGCGGCAGCCCCAACCACGCAAATAAAAGTCACCTTCCTCCTTACGCGTAGGTTTAACTGCGCATCTCGAGACTCTGCTCCAGGTGGTGTTTCGgccgccttcttttcgcgAACTCCCTTCTTATACATGCACAGGATAGACGGCCCGTTCGCTTCGAGTGTCTATTGACGCCTGCTTGCACATGTCAAGCAACTCCGCCTCAGGAGAAGACTCCTGCTGGTCTTGAGCACGATGTTCCCAGTACCGGTGAAGCACCAAATTCCACTCGAATAGGTCGGCGGCGTCCCAGAGTGCAAGTGTGAACGAATAGGTCTCAGGAAGCAAATCAGGAATGGCTGTAACAACTTTTTTCTTTCATCCTTTCCGAGACTAGGCCAGCACTCGGCTCTTTATTCGGAACCTCGCGCCTATGCCGTCGGCACGCAGGAAACCAGCGTACATtctgaggagagacggccACACGCAAAGGAACGCTTGCAATAGGCAGCACGCTTGACACCTTCACGCTCTTATTCCCGCTTTCCCACATGATTGTTCGTCAACGGCAGGTGGAGAGCTAGCCTCTTCGAGAACCGTATTCTTTCAGACTGCCGAGTCGGCACAACTGCAGAGCACCCCTGTTCGGAGATCCATATGCGTCTAACCGACACACATGGGGGCTGACAGACTGGCTATTTGGAGATTTAGGGTGCGCGTACCGGTCGGCACCTGGGGTGGgtttttttgtgttttttggtggctcgtctttcccgtttACAGCAAGGGTCACTGGCGTCCCAAGACCAGCGCCCTAAGGAGTGAAAATCTGCATTATACAGTGAAACTGCTCGGAACAGAAACTCCAGGGGAAAGTGAGTGTTCTGTCATCGCAATTTCACAAGGTATCCGGTTCATCTGAGATGGCTGGCAAGTGTGCAACGGCAACAACAGCCAAGGAAAGTAGTACGTGTATACACGTAAGCGTACGGTGCTGGAATCGTCTGACCACACAGCGTTTCTGAACGAGCACCTATAGTTTTCCATCTTTCTTTTATGGATAACAACTAACCAAACGCATGACTTCGGAATGACTTTTCCGCATTTTTTCGTGGCGGCGAGTGTGGTTCGCGCTTGGAAGGCCTCGTTGATCGGTACGGGTGCTCTGTGCGCAGTGGATATTTCTGCCATATGCAATCCAGAAAAAAAGTTCTCCATGTTGAAAAAATCAAAGCAGTGTCTTCACGAAGTTACTGGCAATGTAACATGTCTTaacaagaaggaagaagttgTTCAtgggtttcttcttccaggtTTTTGTCTCGACagagatgtgcatgcagtcggcacgaaaaacaggaagagaccTCAAGGATACAAGGTGTAAGAGGTCATCTTGCTCCGTCTTGTTATTTAGGACTCGACAGCACAGCACACcatctttttctgccttcctaGCTGTGACCAAAAACgacttgtctcctttcctcagCAGTGACTGCGCAGtttgtctgtgtgtcgccaAGGCACTATCCTGTCGCTTGGCGGTACTACGCAGTGACACCGGACCCTACTCGCGTTTGATTGTCTTTGTTTCCTAATTCGCTACTTTTTTTCCACGCTGCTCGTCTTGCTGTTTGCTGTGACCTTGTAGCATGGGAGAGGGGGATTTCCGTCCTGTCTCGTGCAAAGCACACACCTACCCTCAATACATCAAGTGGTCCTAAAAAGCACAGcgtgcgaggaagagagaggccatGCTCTTGCCCCCGCCACACGAGACTGTGCCATCTGCTTGCTGCGTGCTCTGCAATTCTTGTCGGGCGAAAACATTGAACTGCTTCTCTGGCTCGGTCGTCACGTGACTTTGCAGCTGGATCCGTAAAAACAACTGGAAAAAGTATGGAACTGCGGCCAGATCACGACGCGGCGTAATTCTATCCAGACCGCCACAAGGCTCTACGCAGGAAGACTGGACGGAAGAATTCGAGATTCTCTCAGTGTTTGGAGGCAGGATGTCTACAACGTCAAGTATTTTTGTGTTGGTTATTGTTGGAAAAGGGGATACTCCCCTATACGAAGCGGATTTGTCATCTCCAGGGAAACGTGAGGATTCGCCCCACTATGATCAGTTTATCATTCACCAAGCACTGGATGCCGTCGATGAATGTGTGTGGCAGACTCAGTCGATGTATCTGAAAAACTGCGACAGTTTTCGTGacttcctcgtttccgcaTACTGCACAGCGGGTCACGTCaagtttctccttcttcataAAAACCGTGGTAGCAACGAAGGGATCAAAAATTTCTTTTCAGACGTGCACGAGCTCTTCCTGAGGGTCCTTATCAATCCCTTGTATGAAGTCAACGGCCTTATTACCAGTCAGAGCTTCGACCAGCTTGTCAGAGCCGCCGCAAAGAAGCACTTGCACTGAGAATGACGTTGATCACGAAGAGTCGAGGACATTTGTTCCGGTTTTCCGCGGCGGTGGAAAGGGTGCTTTGAACTGAGCACATTCTTCGTGATCTGAAAGTAAAGTGAGAGCCAGGGATCTTCGCAACATGGTGCCGCACGTTCGTCGTACAGTGCGAGTGTGATGTGATTACACTCCTGATCCCTACGGGGGAAACAGTATACCGTGAGTGTAATGTGTCTCGTCGGATTTCGGATTGCCACTGGCAGCTCCTGAACGCTTTATCTTTTTAATCGATTCTGCTCAGGTGGTCGCCTACTGCCCCAAGAAGCTGCCTTTTATCTGCCAAATTGCCCAAACAGGGCGCGTGTTTTACCGGAGTAATGATGTAGCCAGAGAACATATATGCACCCATGCGCAGTGTTCCTCCGGTACACGAACTTAGACATCAGCGGTATTAGACATCAGCGGTATCCGACTCGGTCCGGTTCGATTTCCAGCTTTGTTGGGCGTGCTGTGTGGTGTGGGTACATCAACCGAACGAGGTATCTTGTGTTCTCCCCTTTGAAAAAGACAGCTAGGTTTTGTCTCAACGCGGGAATTCTTTGGGGTTTTTGTGGCGGACAGCGTCTCAGATCCCCGTCCTCGATAGTGCAAAACAGTTAGCCTGAGGTCATTTGAATAGAGGGGTTCCTCATTTTATATTGAACGCCACGCCATAGGTTGAGTTCATACATACTCTCAGAGATTTCACATAGGCGCATATGGTACAAGAATCAGGCAGGGACCATCTCGCGAACTGAAAAAGTGCAGTAAGAAACGTAGTCGGTGCAGTCATGCCAACCAGCTTCCACGCGACAGTGCGCGGTGATGCAATGTGGCACAAGGATTTCGGTTGATAGGAAGGCTGCTCGCCTGTTCCGTACCTTCTACTGCAGCTGAAGCGAAGTATCAGGTGCTCTTTGCAAATACAATGCCGTCAACGTGGTCTCTGGGCCACGGCAATATCCATAGCTCTAGCACCCAACCGAGTTAGAACCAGCGACCGGCTAACGCCCTCAAGGCAGATTGCATGCTGTACTTGTGCCGTCAGCctgtttcctccctttcaCATGTCAGGTGCGAGCTGACATGTGTTTTAGCTGGACGGTACAACATCCTTGATTGTTGTCGGTCGTCCGCTTTGCCACACGCGTGCTGCCCACCACAGTGAAATACCTTTTTTCACGCGCCAGAAAGTGACCCGCTGTGTCCATTGCTATTCGTGACGTCACCTGGATTCCTTCTTGCTTGATGGATGGCACAGTCTCAAAGATGCTTGTGCAAATGTGATACAGCGGTGCACGGCCACAGGCTGACACAGTCACGTAGTCAACGGGCACCCCACGGAAAATTGTTCATGTCCGAAGCTAATTCTGAATGAGGAGGGCGTCCGCTAAGCAAGAGAGTCGTCGCTTACAGAAAAATTCCTAACGGCCCTAGAAGCCTGAAACCCTAAACCTTCACAGCAATCAAACTGAAAAGAATGGGGCCCGCCTGCTCTGGTTTACCCGCGCACAACAGCCGTTGCACACGCGGAATGGATACCAAACTGGCCAGTGCCATGCTTTGGCGAGAAGGTGAATGGCAGTCAGCTCTAGCGATCTAAGCACGCCGATATCCCCATATTCTTACACGTTTATTCTTTGCTATGGTGAGAAATCCCGGCCAGTGGGCAATGGCATTGCTCGTGTCAATTGTGCTCGGTTGGAGCATGCGACACCCGCGGCTGGCTGGCAAGACACGCGGGCAGAACGCGACGAGTCGCTAGAACCCAGCCCAGCAACTAGGTGTTGTAGCCAGGCCAGCCAGGTTTGCatctttccccttcccttGAGATTGGTTGATTGCCTGTGCAAGACTTCGCAAAAAAAttctcttcgttcctttTCACTTTTGTCAAATGATTGCGAACTGAAAAGTTTGACCGAGGGGCACTGAACGGCACTCGCAGGAGTTATGGCTGGCTACCGGTGACCAGCCTGCGCCCGCCGTTATCTTTTTGTAAATAGTCGAAAGCTTTTACAGGAGACAACGACAATCAAGGAGTTTTCCTCAGTGACATCGCCATGTGCACCTGGTAGTCACCAATGTAAATGTTTTTGCTGGCAACTGTGTGCGCCATTTCGCTTACTACCCGAAAAGCTGGCGGGCTCGTGACCCTCGTCTCGCAATGAAGTCCACTTGGCTTTATGAGTGTAAACATTTCTGTGCCTTCCTGCCAACACAGAAATGTGCTCGGTTTTACAACCGCATTTTGGCGTCGGCGTGAGGGGGAAGTGGCTCAAGCGTTCTTACTGAACTCGTGTTTTCCCAGTTCTCTGCAGCACGAGTCCAGGATGCACGGCCCGTCTCTTAGCGGGAATGCCGCCCCCTGGCGGCACTTCACACTTCTTCTACTTCAATTttgcctcgttctctgtttAGCTCATCTGACAATTCCCATTCGTGGACGAGCACCTGCATCAGGTGCACGCATACCCGGTTTCTTTGGCGAccgaaaagacgaaaacaagGTTATGGCGGAGCAACGCTGGTCGCCGCCAAGCGACTACGTCGCACGAGCAAAGCCCGGCAAAATCATGCACCTTCAAAATGCCAGCatgagaaaaacagacaacGTGAATCATAGTGCACCTCAATCGCTGACAGAGTCGTTTTTCCAATACTACGTGAGGCCTGAGAGTCCTCACCAGACTGCGCTCAAATGGCTAGGTATTTCGTTCTCCGTTCTCATGGGTATCGGGCTGCTGGCTGCCATcctttcctgcctcttctcctcctcacCATACGCAAAGGAGAAGCAAGCATACTATCATTGACACTTTCGGAGAACGAAAGACTCGTTTCCTTGACAGAGAGTCGACGATACCTTCCGCGTCTTACAGCCACCCGCAGATGTCCGCAGTCTCTTGCGACTCCTTAGTGAACAACGTGTGGAGCACCACCACGTCCGGTGAAACCGGAATCCTCCGAGGTAGCTTCTGAAAGGGTGAATCGTGCTTTAAAGCATTCTATACGATTATCCGTCCATGGGGCGAGCGGGGAACGCTGGTGTGTACTGGGTGCACGTACGTGTGTAATGCGTATTTCTGGAACCAGGGACGATTTCACGAATGGCTGTCGTTAACAAGATAATCAGGTATTTTTATGATCCGCGACTCTGTTCGTCGCTTTAAGTAGACTGCACAAGTTTCAGGAAGCCGTCGACGTTTTCTAATGCCACAGGCGAGCAAGCAAGGCGCATCACGAAGTGGCCAACTAGCCAGTCTTCTGCGGCTCCGTTGTTTTTTGCAGCGTTTCAGACAGTGCCGAACTGGGAGTGGTCTCGTTGggtctgtgtttcttcttgttGTTCAACTTGCGGCGCTCTTGCATTATTTTCTCCACAAGCTCTTTGACGGCGTGTGGCCTGTGCCGCAAAACAGGGCAGAAAGATATGGCACAAGGTTCTGTACAGCTGTAGTACAATGTGGGTAAtggtgtttttctcgctctttgaGGGGCAAAAGAGAATCTCCTGGGAAAACGTACGTAGAGCTACGTTGTTGTGACGCCCTGTGTTGCCGACTGGCGTTGCTCTGTAAAAACTGAGATCGGAATGGCGATAAATCTGGTGAAGATGACCGCCACTATAGCCGCGCCTCGTAGCGTCGCCGCCCATCCATACCTTCCTACTGTCGTTTGTGGAGATGCGACTTCGACCGAGCCAGTAGGTGCTCCTTTGACTTTGGATACATTCTTTGCCGCAGTGAATGTCACTGCCATCTGCGCACTTTTCCCGCGGCCTTTGGAAAAATAGCATGCGCAGTCCGCAGCCAACTGCATATGCTGCTTCGTTGGTTTCCACGAACTCCCTTGACCGCGCAGAATCACGTGCGATCCGGGAAAGTCCCTTACATGGAACCAGAGGTCTGCAGGCCTCGCGACGACAAAACTCACCCGCTCGTTCTACACACAGACAAAGCGGATAGCCTTTGAAAACAAAACTCACCCGCTCGTTCTACACACAGACAAAGCGGATAGCCTTTGAAACAGTTGGCGTGTTTTGCTTCATCTACGCAGATTTCACACGTAGCATTCGCGGTTCAGAAGGTTGCGGCATACAACCACTATAATGACCAAGCTTTCGTAAGGGGCATTTGGGGctcgctgcgcctccccACATGTCGGAGAGCAAACATGCGTGACTCAGCACGCTTGTGCGCTCACCATATGTACGTGGGTGCCGCGCCAGCAGATCGATTTTTAAAGGCGTTCCCGTTGTCTAGGCGTAATAAATGCTCGTTGTTGTGCGGTGAGTCTGGTATGGTGCAGCGACCAGTGAAGCGGGAGGGAGACACTCGCTAATTTTCGGAGAGTGtaggagaaaggaagccaAGTGTTGTCTGTGGACTTTGATGCCTTGACTTCAGCGCACTAACCTGCTCTGCTGTCCGCCCGATTATCAAGGTTGTCGAATTGCCGTCATCTTCGTCAAATCTCAGCGTCAACAGGCCTCGCTCTAGAACTGTGTCCGTCGTAATTCCTCGTTGATTTGCTTGCAGACTCGG is part of the Neospora caninum Liverpool complete genome, chromosome II genome and encodes:
- a CDS encoding putative phosphoglycerate mutase family protein — protein: MQTSNGRALGAALRVFVFPFQRTQAAERVSLSHPRAGCALRCAWQNSRGKASLASPSPRRYAAPSKPFLPVKGEACPTPKHGGRTASLGTFAPYQFGVRPFPLQTLSSFVASSHFASEVTPPSATPRAPTSRGASSLSEGSSAPNASSAETPKKATVPETETAAAQEKPVSDGIPPSAFRLRAAESDSPRRDVGGTGPNDEFPPPPPGRGFLLLFATLTALSGVAIGLILYDAAVGEAALLYGAWKFDWDAPWLDAAAQREAQLAAQGVQTHSPAAVRAAEAGAHVRPPTRQIILVRHGQYANVASTSDEEQGLTELGKIQAAVTGRRLKELLKDQHVVAIWHSDMKRARETAQIIHKEAFSDVPLLQDPLLAEGVPAEPVPPSRTFKPTAEEIMVDSARIEEAFRRYFYRALPPASTAANAAAGAASPSAEAEKQAGVAAEGNVGNDSYIIIVCHGNVIRYMLMRALQLPGCAWLRWATYNTGISWISIDSKGYVSCREFGDVGHLPADMITYH
- a CDS encoding putative trafficking protein particle complex protein is translated as MSTTSSIFVLVIVGKGDTPLYEADLSSPGKREDSPHYDQFIIHQALDAVDECVWQTQSMYLKNCDSFRDFLVSAYCTAGHVKFLLLHKNRGSNEGIKNFFSDVHELFLRVLINPLYEVNGLITSQSFDQLVRAAAKKHLH
- a CDS encoding fibronectin-binding A domain protein, related; the protein is MRDRHGALITFMSIVITIIMKLNFVNAYAMPDHRPLLLKTAKFLFPCDFGTRYTPAWQGTPLSSGASLRGAVSTALKARRHQKYCYSSEVFLFRAGLHGASNKPWRHSPRSSSILQSQLTAPTVGLRRAGSWSSFLGHPSLQANQRGITTDTVLERGLLTLRFDEDDGNSTTLIIGRTAEQNERVSFVVARPADLWFHVRDFPGSHVILRGQGSSWKPTKQHMQLAADCACYFSKGRGKSAQMAVTFTAAKNVSKVKGAPTGSVEVASPQTTLVEKIMQERRKLNNKKKHRPNETTPSSALSETLQKTTEPQKTG